The following proteins come from a genomic window of Acinonyx jubatus isolate Ajub_Pintada_27869175 chromosome C1, VMU_Ajub_asm_v1.0, whole genome shotgun sequence:
- the RPTN gene encoding repetin, whose protein sequence is MAQLLNSILTVIEVFQKHAKENGNCTSLCKKELKQLLLVEFGDILRRPNDPETVETILSLLDKDRNGHVDFHEYLLLVFQLAQACYHKLNNRSCGDRISQQEGEQEGTQDHKFPENTGRQHRQRHEEERQDSHCTQSERQNQDVHQDQSERQGRDSCYGQAERQDMDSHCGQSERQDRDSHYGQSERQDTDSHYGQRWSHKSSSSQPKRQGYIFALNQCERQIHNSCYGQTNQQESGFYYGPSGRLDQKSGYGQRDRQELPQYSQTDRQDQSSHSSQTDRQGQSSHYGQTVRQGQNSHYGHTDRQGQSSRYGQTDRQGQNSHYGQTDRQGQNSRYGQIDRQGQSSHYDQSDRQGQSSHYGQTDRQGQNSHYDQTDRQGQNSRHGQTDRQGQSSHCGQTDRAGQSSHYGQTDRQDQNSHYGQTDRQGQNSRYGQTDRQGQSSHYGQTDRAGQSSHYDQSDRQGQSSHYGQTDRQGQNSHYDQTDRQGQNSRHGQTDRQGQSSHYGQTDRAGQSSHYGQTDRQDQSYHYGQTDRQGQNSRRGQTDRQGQSSHYGQTDRAGQSYHYGQTDRQGMSSHYGQTNRECQGYCSGQTDREGHSNCYGQTDRQGLSSHHGQSETGKIGQNSYLQGREEISRDSYVEQPGSSGRLSQQTQGQEVARNQGQRFQSREGQQNSHQAWEPEEDNQHHQHKLIAQIKQEVPHGYKEGEWQSCSGEQGHRQTQARHEERQSHQAEGEQACQSWGRHGCEGQETPCKIQARQNHEEEQGHQRRDRQTHEDEQTHQRREKQTHEDEQTHQRQDRQTHEENQNYQQKWDRQTLEEEERYQGFQDQQPYGIQQGRANREKFHRNENSQRQNSQGGCSNLTLHPTQSSGRPSRGEQGGSHPNKVASAPNALYNYVQEQKRNQR, encoded by the coding sequence GAAATGGACATGTTGATTTTCATGAATATCTCTTGTTGGTGTTTCAATTGGCCCAAGCCTGCTATCATAAACTAAATAATAGGTCATGTGGAGATAGAATCTCTCAGCAagaaggggagcaggagggaaCACAAGACCATAAGTTCCCAGAAAATACAGGCAGACAACACAGGCAGAGGCATGAGGAAGAAAGGCAGGACTCCCATTGCACTCAGTCCGAGAGACAAAACCAGGATGTACACCAGGATCAGTCTGAGAGACAGGGTAGGGACTCCTGCTATGGTCAGGCTGAGAGACAGGATATGGACTCCCATTGTGGTCAGTCTGAGAGACAGGATAGGGACTCCCACTATGGTCAGTCTGAGAGACAGGATACAGACTCCCACTATGGTCAAAGATGGAGTCATAAATCTAGCAGTAGCCAGCCTAAAAGACAAGGATATATCTTTGCCTTAAATCAATGTGAGAGACAAATTCACAATTCTTGTTATGGCCAGACAAACCAACAGGAATCAGGCTTTTATTATGGACCGTCTGGGAGGCTGGATCAGAAATCAGGTTATGGTCAGAGAGATAGGCAAGAATTGCCTCAATAtagccagacagacagacaagaccAGAGTTCCCACTCtagccagacagacagacaaggccAGAGTTCCCACTATGGCCAGACAGTCAGACAAGGCCAGAATTCCCACTATGGTCACACAGACAGACAAGGCCAGAGCTCCCGCTATGGCCAAACAGACAGACAAGGCCAGAATTCCCACTAtggtcagacagacagacaaggccAGAATTCCCGCTATGGCCAGATAGACAGACAAGGCCAGAGTTCCCACTATGACCAGTCAGACAGACAAGGACAGAGTTCCCACTATggccagacagacagacaaggccAGAATTCCCACTATgaccagacagacagacaaggccAGAATTCCCGCCAtggtcagacagacagacaaggccAGAGTTCTCACTGTGgccagacagacagagcaggccAGAGTTCTCATTATggccagacagacagacaagaccAGAATTCCCACTAtggtcagacagacagacaaggccAGAATTCCCGCTAtggtcagacagacagacaaggccAGAGTTCTCACTATGgccagacagacagagcaggccAGAGTTCCCACTATGACCAGTCAGACAGACAAGGACAGAGTTCCCACTATggccagacagacagacaaggccAGAATTCCCACTATgaccagacagacagacaaggccAGAATTCCCGCCAtggtcagacagacagacaaggccAGAGTTCTCACTATGgccagacagacagagcaggccAGAGTTCTCACTATggccagacagacagacaagaccAGAGTTATCATTATggccagacagacagacaaggccAGAATTCCCGCCGtggtcagacagacagacaaggccAGAGTTCTCACTATGgccagacagacagagcaggccAGAGTTATCATTATggccagacagacagacaaggcaTGAGCTCTCATTATGGTCAGACAAATAGAGAATGCCAGGGCTATTGTTCTGgccagacagacagagaaggccACAGTAATTGTTAtggtcagacagacagacaaggccTGAGTTCTCACCATGGTCAGTCAGAGACTGGGAAGATAGGGCAAAATAGTTACCTTcaagggagggaagaaataagCAGAGACTCGTATGTTGAGCAACCAGGAAGTTCAGGGAGACTAAGTCAACAGACTCAAGGACAAGAAGTGGCTCGAAATCAGGGACAGAGATTTCAGTCTAGGGAAGGGCAGCAGAACAGCCACCAGGCATGGGAGCCCGAGGAGGATAACCAACACCACCAACACAAACTCATAGCACAAATCAAGCAAGAAGTGCCACACGGTTATAAAGAAGGTGAATGGCAATCATGTAGTGGTGAGCAGGGCCACAGACAGACACAGGCCAGGCATGAAGAGAGGCAGAGCCACCAGGCAGAAGGAGAGCAGGCCTGCCAAAGCTGGGGCAGACACGGTTGTGAGGGTCAGGAAACTCCATGCAAGATACAGGCCAGGCAAAACCATGAAGAGGAACAAGGCCATCAGAGACGGGACAGGCAAACCCACGAAGATGAGCAGACCCATCAGAGACGAGAGAAGCAAACCCACGAAGATGAGCAGACCCATCAGAGACAAGACAGGCAAACACATGAAGAGAATCAAAACTATCAGCAAAAATGGGATAGGCAAACCcttgaggaggaagaaaggtaTCAAGGGTTCCAGGATCAACAACCTTATGGGATCCAGCAAGGCCGTGCTAATAGAGAAAAATTCCACAGGAATGAAAATAGCCAGAGGCAAAATTCCCAGGGAGGATGCAGTAACCTGACCCTCCATCCCACCCAGAGCAGTGGGAGGCCCTCAAGGGGAGAACAGGGTGGAAGTCACCCTAACAAGGTAGCTTCTGCTCCCAACGCCCTCTATAACTATGTACAAGAGCAGAAAAGGAATCAGCGCTAG